CGGCCTTGCCCGGAACGCCGAAGATGACCCAGCGGCTGAAGACCGGCTGCCCTTGGTTCAAAAACGTGAAATCGTGCACCAGCCCGTTGTACCCGGCGATCTTGCGCTTGGTTGTCGCGGCCGGCTGATAGCGCTCGTAGCCTTTGAGTTCCCGGTCGACTCTTTCGGACAAGGCAGCGTCGAGGATGTCATCTTCGGTCCCCCCGAACAAGTCCATCAGCCGTTGCGAATTCATCGGCTTGAATATGAGCAGAGAGCCCAGCGGGGCGCCGTCGGTGTCGAAATAGCGGTATTTGGACCCGGCCGGATCGTCGTCCCGCTTCCACCCGGCCGGAAGGCTATAGACCAGGCCCATGTCCTCGGCCGCCAGGCCGCCGTCGGGCCGAGCGGCAGGGTTTTGGATAGGCGCGTTAGCAGCCTGGTCGGCGGCCGGTTGCGGAGCCGGCCTCGACACCGGTTTCAAGGTGGACATGACCTTGGTGCATTCCCCCGCCAGCGCTGCAGCGTACTCATTCAAGGCCTGGAAGAAGAAGGTAAAGACCGTGGCGCCAGAGACGAACGTATACGAACGGCCGATGAACGACACGCCGACCGCATTAGGCTGGTAAGAGAATTCATGGACGACGGCCGGGACGCCGGCGATTGTCACCTTCTGGGTCGATCGGGCCTGGTAATAGGGCATCTGGGGCCGGGCACGGCCGAGGGCGTCCTCGAACACCTGGTCGAGCGTCTGGCCCGCCGGAGCCGGATTTTGGGTAAGAAACATCTCGCCGTACGGCCGGCCGCCGCGAGCGTCTGGCCCGCCGGAGCCGGATTTTGGGTAAGAAACATCTCGCCGTACGGCCGGCCGCCGCTCATGTAGACATAGTGAGCCTTGAGATCGGGGCCGCCCCGCAGGGCCTGGGCCACCCAGCCCGCAGGCATCCTGTAGGTGACCTCATCGGCGGCCGGCGTTGCGGCGGCTTGGGCCCCGAACTGGACGGGCACGGCGGAAACCACGGGCGAGGCAAGGAGCGCGGCGACGGACACGGCGATGAGCCCGATAGAAATTTTTCTCATGGAACCCCTCCCTCTCCAGATGCTGCGGCCGTTCGGGCCGGGCCGAGAGGCCAATCGTATTCAGCCTGGCGCCGCAAGTCAAACGCCCGAAAGCGCCGCCGTTTGCGGCTTGACGCCGGTCTTGAATCGGTCCATGATGAAGGCAACCCCCGATGTTCAAACACGCTTGGGCTCTTCTTTTGGTCGTCGTCTTGTCGCTGATTCTGGCCTTGGCCGGTTGCGCGACGCTCTTCGGGCCTACCGGTGGAGGCACCCCCGCCGAGATCGAGAAAGAGATCTTCAAGCTCGTCAACGACTACCGCCGAGGCCAAGGGCTTAGCGACATGGTGTGGAATGACGCGATCGCCGACGCGGCCCGCGAGCACAGCCGGGACATGGCCGCCGGCACGGTCCCCTTCGGCCACGACGGCTACAGCGACCGATGGGCCCGCCTTGGCCAAGTCCTGCCCTGGCAATCCATCGCCGAGGTCGTGGCCACATCGGGCAGCGCCGCCGATGCCGTGAACGCCTGGATCGCCAGCCCCGACCATCAGCAACATCTCGTAGGGGAGTACACGTTGACCGGCGTGGGCGTCGCCAAGCCCGACTCGGGCGGATCATTCTACGCCACCCAGATCTTCGTTAAGCCGCAATAAACCCGCTCGATACCCCGATCTGAAAATCGGGGTTTCAGCGCCGCGAACGTATGAATCGGGGTTTTCCCCGACATAGGCCCGCGGCTCAACCCAGCTTGAGCGCGGTCAACGCCTTGACGACGGCGATATCGTCGGGGCTTTTCATCTCGAATCGGATCCCCGTCCCCTCGGCATAGCGGCGGGCGCCGGCGATCAATTCGAGAATCGCCGC
This sequence is a window from Candidatus Aminicenantes bacterium. Protein-coding genes within it:
- a CDS encoding CAP domain-containing protein, producing MFKHAWALLLVVVLSLILALAGCATLFGPTGGGTPAEIEKEIFKLVNDYRRGQGLSDMVWNDAIADAAREHSRDMAAGTVPFGHDGYSDRWARLGQVLPWQSIAEVVATSGSAADAVNAWIASPDHQQHLVGEYTLTGVGVAKPDSGGSFYATQIFVKPQ